From the genome of Methanobrevibacter olleyae:
TATAGCTAAGTTAAACAATCTTTCATTATAATCTTTTGTAGATTCTTCTGCCTCTTGAATAGCTTCACGAACACTATCTGGTAAAAGTTCTATTCTACCTACAACTTTTACACGAACTTTATTTTTGTGAATTTTTTCATGATTTACTATTCTTTTAAAGTTTTTAACAAATAAATTCATTAAACCTTCAACCTCTTTTTGAGACCTATTAAAGTTTTCAGTTGAAAAAGCATAAGCAGTTACGATTTCAATTCCTAAATCAATACTCCAATCAAGAACCTTTTCTAAGGTATCTACACCAATTTCATGACCTTTAATAACTGCCATATTCCCCTGAATCTTAGAGTATCTTCTATTACCATCCATAATAATAGCTACATGTTTTGGCATCCTATTAGGGTCTAATTCATTTAAAAGACGCTTTTCATAAATTTTATATAAAAATTGTGGTGGCACAATCATTCCTCATTAAATTGATTATAATATTTTTTAAGTTTTTAATTAATAATTTCTTATCAATATTATCCATAATTTTTAAAATTACTTAAAGAAGTAATTCATTATCATATAATATATTTAGTAAAATAAATTTAAATAGTTTTATATTATTTTTTGAAAAATAGTTAAAGTTTTAGAATGGTTGAATTATTCTTTTAATTTCGCTAACTTATAAGCTAATTTTAAACTTCTTTTATAGCCTTCTACACTTTGATCACGGCTTGTATCAATAAATATTTCATCCATTCCTAATGTAACTGCACCAAAACTCGGCCATTTATCAAGTAAAACTAGTGTTCTAAACATTATATTGCCAAAAATACCATCATTAGCAAGAATAATATTGTATCCCTCTTCAATAGCTTGTTCTAGGAGAATGTAATAATTCTTTATAGAATAATTTTTAGAAATATCATCAGAGTTATTATCAAAATTATCTAATTTATTAAAAGTATCTGTTAATAGATTTGTTAACTCTTGGGAAGATATTAAACTTTCATCAATTTTTTCACTTCTACCTAAATCATCTTTTCTTCCTTCAGCTAAAATAGCTATTTTTGGCATTTTTCCAAGATATTGTAAGAAATTTGCAGCTTGAATAGCAAGCTCAACCTTTTCCTCTAAATTTTTACCTTCATCTATCCCAACAGGAGCAAGTAAAAATTCATAATCTTTAGAAAAGTTTTCATCCTCAGAAGTATTAATATAAGTAGCTCTATTAATTTTACAATCTGATTTAAGTTCTTTAATAGATTTGATAATTTTAGAAGCTTTAAGTGAACCTCTAAGAGTAGCATGAACCTTCGGATTTTTAAATGCATCAATAAGTTCATCTTCACTCTTAACTAAATGTATATTTAAATCTTCTATTGATTCTAATTCTTTAGAAGCTAATAAAATATTTTCATTTTCTCCTAAACCAGCTACCATATTAATCATATT
Proteins encoded in this window:
- the mtxX gene encoding methanogenesis marker protein Mmp4/MtxX: MVAGLGENENILLASKELESIEDLNIHLVKSEDELIDAFKNPKVHATLRGSLKASKIIKSIKELKSDCKINRATYINTSEDENFSKDYEFLLAPVGIDEGKNLEEKVELAIQAANFLQYLGKMPKIAILAEGRKDDLGRSEKIDESLISSQELTNLLTDTFNKLDNFDNNSDDISKNYSIKNYYILLEQAIEEGYNIILANDGIFGNIMFRTLVLLDKWPSFGAVTLGMDEIFIDTSRDQSVEGYKRSLKLAYKLAKLKE
- the uppS gene encoding polyprenyl diphosphate synthase, with product MIVPPQFLYKIYEKRLLNELDPNRMPKHVAIIMDGNRRYSKIQGNMAVIKGHEIGVDTLEKVLDWSIDLGIEIVTAYAFSTENFNRSQKEVEGLMNLFVKNFKRIVNHEKIHKNKVRVKVVGRIELLPDSVREAIQEAEESTKDYNERLFNLAIGYDGRLEIVDAIKKIYKQVEDGEISIGDIDEDLVSKNLYTAGLEDPSLIIRTSGEERLSGFLLWQSSYSELYFCDSLWPELRKVDYLRAIRDYQERDRRFGV